From Bacteroidales bacterium, a single genomic window includes:
- a CDS encoding MG2 domain-containing protein: protein MKTRILFVSLAFIFLLTSCEKSAVSTDPAAFSEFVNGYTIGMISRTEPVRIKLAAATSKYEVGKPLPEGIFKFDPPVKGTAYLYAEDMIEFKPEPEWPAGKNITASFSLAKVLEVPNKLRIFTFEFQTIKPSFSVYPGNMISTGEKERKMKKIEGKLVSADVIDIKDVEKLINASSDGADYPLKWESGPGLNEFSFVIDSLPRKDVSYQVDLKWNGNAIGIDLKGNYTYEIPSINDFLYVGSSVSQGEEQYIDIMLSDPVDPSQDLSGLIYLKEGDVIRLVPDNNIIRLYPANRLQGSRVLILENSIRSDARANLKERVEEEIYFEELKPAAEFIGSGVIMPDAEGLYLPIKTVSLRAVDVIVYKIFENNIPYFLQSNDLDNGYFYDFKRFGRPVYAKTLLVDEDKSRDLHRWNIFSLDLSPLMSQDPGAIYRVKLYFRKEYALYRCDPAPDKDISKFILDGKLTQEIIDNWNTPGWYQEDEWQDDYDWRQENNPCHNSYYNSNRFKEKLILASKIGVVAKSADGKLFVIHTTDLMRAEPLSDVSIELYNYQNQLLGSISSNMDGMAKIKLENKPFYLKASKDNQKTWLRLDDGSSLSLSQFDVGGAQVQKGLKGMIYGERGVWRPGDTLFLTFLLDDLQNRLPQGYPVQLELFNSKGQLVNTIKKVEGVDGFYAFSIPTDPEAPTGLWRALVKVGGASFEKSIRVETVKPNRLKIKLDFNQEVLNTFTQKPEGSLEVKWLHGAVAPGLKTNINLSFRKTRTTFKGYEKYSFENPANNYSGGERNVFDKELDNQGKATFSLELPAGNNATGMMDAVFMVRAFEKGGDFSTDVFTKQYSPFKNYIGIYVPDGGNYGNMLETDKDHEVEIASVDWKGNPVSCTGLEVKVYKAQWRWWWSSGEENLAYYMGSRDAEIIYQGEVNAINGKGSFRFQVKYPDWGRYLIVVKDPEGGHQSGQTVFIDWPSYVNRSGRVNPAGATMLTFSAGKEKYSTGEKAVISFPATPGSRALVSIESGSKILSSQWKICEKSEETFEFNITEGMAPNIYVYLSLIQPHKQTVNDNPIRMYGVIPLLIEDPLTVLKPVISMPGELKPEEDFTVKVSEKDGKPMTFTIAMVDEGLLDLTRFKTPDPHSIFYAREALGVKTWDVFDLVLGAYGGRLEKVLAIGGDEDAINAKDKKAQRFVPVVRYAGPFSLKKGEQKDINLHMPNYIGSVRTMVIAGKDGAYGQAEQTTPVRKALMVLVTLPRVLGPDEEVELPVSVFAMDEKIKNVRIEVESNDLVTLVGSSKDLSFSQIGEQMAYFKMKVNEKTGIGKIKVKATSGAETASQEIEINVRNPNPFLTQTADFVIESGQSNNIPYLFTGMKGTNTGKVTFSGLPDFDLEKHMHYLIRYPYGCLEQTVSSAFPQLYLGELTDLKGEQQMVLDRNIRAAIKRISRMTLPNGGMSYWPGQADVNGWATSYAGHFLILAANKGYLLPAGLLEKWMDYQYRTAGSYQGSLAESQPWNDLSQAYRLYTLALGQKPNMSAMNRMREGGKLSPSTAWILATAYLYAGKPEVAEEIIAGRQVGITDEYYYAGYTYGSSLRDLAFTLEALSMLKKDNEAFLIMKRIADELKDGYYSTQTTAFCLYAIASYAGKNAGKGLELDYMLNKTKSETLKSVKSVYMLDLEESAGMSGNFQVKNNKPDTRLFVNVTLSGQPLHGLETEQSSSLRISVVYTADNGKVLNIDSLKQGTDFIAQVTVEHPGVLFSYTDMALSQVFPSGWEIINTRVQDIASGLKEDSYVYRDIRDDRVYTFFDLEKYQKKTFRVRLNAAYSGKYYLPAVNCEAMYEKNIHANTKGRWVEVVR from the coding sequence ATGAAAACCAGGATACTTTTCGTTTCGTTGGCTTTTATCTTTCTTCTAACCAGCTGTGAAAAATCAGCGGTATCTACCGACCCTGCTGCATTTTCCGAATTTGTGAACGGATATACGATCGGGATGATTTCCAGGACAGAGCCGGTCAGGATTAAGCTGGCTGCTGCTACATCAAAATATGAAGTTGGAAAACCCTTGCCGGAAGGTATTTTTAAATTCGATCCCCCTGTTAAAGGCACAGCTTATTTGTATGCGGAAGATATGATTGAATTCAAACCTGAACCGGAATGGCCAGCAGGAAAAAATATCACCGCCTCATTCAGCCTTGCGAAAGTCCTGGAGGTCCCCAATAAATTGAGGATCTTCACTTTCGAATTTCAAACCATCAAACCTTCATTCAGCGTGTACCCCGGAAACATGATATCCACAGGGGAGAAGGAAAGAAAAATGAAAAAGATTGAAGGGAAGCTTGTTTCTGCCGATGTGATCGATATTAAGGATGTTGAAAAATTGATCAATGCTTCCTCGGATGGAGCAGATTACCCCCTGAAATGGGAAAGCGGCCCGGGATTGAATGAGTTCAGTTTTGTGATCGACAGCCTGCCGCGCAAAGATGTTTCATACCAGGTTGACCTAAAATGGAATGGAAATGCGATCGGTATCGACCTGAAAGGCAATTATACCTATGAAATACCTTCCATCAACGATTTTCTTTATGTCGGTTCAAGTGTTAGCCAGGGTGAGGAACAATATATCGACATTATGCTTTCTGACCCGGTCGACCCGTCGCAGGACCTCAGCGGGCTGATTTACCTTAAAGAAGGTGACGTGATTAGGCTCGTCCCAGACAATAATATTATCCGCCTTTACCCTGCCAACCGGCTGCAGGGATCGCGGGTCCTGATCCTGGAAAATTCGATCCGGAGCGATGCCAGGGCTAACTTGAAAGAAAGGGTGGAAGAAGAAATCTATTTCGAAGAGCTGAAGCCGGCAGCCGAATTTATCGGTAGCGGGGTTATCATGCCGGATGCGGAAGGGCTGTACCTCCCGATCAAGACCGTCAGTCTCAGAGCAGTTGACGTTATCGTTTATAAGATCTTCGAAAATAATATCCCTTACTTCCTTCAAAGTAATGATCTTGATAACGGTTACTTTTATGATTTCAAGCGGTTTGGCAGGCCAGTCTACGCAAAAACCCTGCTGGTGGATGAGGATAAATCACGTGACCTGCACCGGTGGAACATTTTTTCCCTCGACCTTTCCCCATTAATGAGCCAGGACCCTGGTGCTATTTACCGTGTAAAGCTCTATTTCCGGAAAGAGTACGCGCTTTATCGTTGCGATCCTGCACCTGATAAAGACATATCGAAATTTATCCTTGACGGAAAGCTAACGCAGGAAATTATTGATAATTGGAATACTCCCGGCTGGTACCAGGAAGACGAATGGCAGGATGATTACGATTGGCGTCAGGAAAATAATCCATGTCATAATTCATATTACAACAGTAACCGCTTCAAGGAAAAACTGATCCTGGCTTCAAAGATCGGGGTAGTAGCTAAATCCGCTGATGGAAAGCTTTTCGTGATCCATACCACGGACCTGATGCGGGCCGAACCGCTCTCTGATGTCAGTATCGAGTTGTATAATTACCAGAACCAGCTTCTTGGAAGCATCAGCTCTAATATGGACGGAATGGCAAAGATCAAGTTGGAGAATAAGCCATTTTACCTGAAAGCTTCGAAAGATAATCAAAAGACATGGCTTCGCCTTGATGATGGCTCTTCGCTTTCACTCAGCCAGTTTGACGTGGGCGGGGCGCAGGTGCAGAAAGGACTGAAAGGGATGATTTATGGCGAACGGGGCGTCTGGCGGCCGGGAGATACGCTCTTCCTGACTTTTCTCTTAGATGATCTTCAGAATCGACTTCCGCAGGGCTACCCTGTTCAGCTTGAATTATTCAATTCAAAGGGACAACTGGTTAACACCATTAAAAAGGTCGAAGGTGTTGACGGCTTTTATGCATTTAGCATCCCGACCGATCCCGAAGCGCCTACCGGGCTCTGGCGTGCCCTGGTGAAAGTAGGAGGGGCTTCATTCGAAAAAAGTATAAGGGTGGAAACCGTGAAGCCTAACCGGCTAAAGATCAAGCTGGACTTCAACCAGGAAGTTTTAAACACGTTTACCCAAAAACCGGAAGGAAGCCTTGAGGTGAAATGGCTGCACGGGGCCGTTGCACCAGGTTTAAAAACGAATATCAACCTGAGTTTCCGTAAAACCAGGACAACTTTCAAAGGCTACGAGAAGTACTCTTTCGAGAATCCTGCAAACAATTATTCAGGAGGAGAGCGCAATGTATTCGATAAAGAGCTTGATAACCAGGGTAAAGCAACATTTTCACTGGAACTTCCGGCAGGCAACAATGCCACAGGCATGATGGACGCGGTTTTTATGGTCAGGGCATTCGAAAAAGGCGGTGATTTCAGTACCGATGTATTCACGAAACAATATTCCCCCTTTAAGAATTATATCGGGATTTATGTGCCGGATGGAGGAAATTACGGCAATATGCTTGAAACGGATAAGGATCACGAGGTTGAGATTGCCAGTGTCGACTGGAAGGGGAATCCGGTATCATGCACTGGTTTAGAGGTAAAAGTATACAAAGCTCAATGGCGCTGGTGGTGGAGTTCCGGTGAAGAAAACCTGGCCTACTACATGGGAAGCCGCGATGCGGAAATTATTTACCAGGGAGAAGTCAATGCCATCAACGGGAAAGGCTCATTCAGATTCCAGGTTAAATACCCTGATTGGGGCCGGTACCTGATCGTAGTCAAGGATCCTGAGGGTGGCCACCAGTCAGGCCAGACGGTCTTTATCGACTGGCCATCCTACGTGAACCGCTCGGGACGGGTTAACCCCGCAGGCGCCACCATGCTGACCTTCAGTGCCGGTAAAGAAAAGTACAGCACCGGGGAAAAAGCTGTGATCAGTTTTCCTGCAACACCAGGAAGCAGGGCGCTTGTGAGCATTGAATCCGGAAGCAAAATATTATCGAGCCAGTGGAAAATTTGTGAAAAATCGGAAGAGACATTCGAATTTAATATCACGGAAGGAATGGCGCCAAATATCTACGTTTACCTCAGCCTGATCCAACCGCACAAGCAAACCGTAAACGATAATCCCATCCGCATGTACGGTGTTATCCCGCTGCTCATCGAAGACCCGTTGACTGTGCTGAAACCTGTCATTTCAATGCCCGGCGAGTTAAAACCCGAAGAAGATTTTACGGTGAAGGTCAGTGAAAAAGACGGGAAACCGATGACTTTCACTATTGCTATGGTTGATGAAGGCTTACTTGACCTCACCCGATTCAAAACCCCTGATCCTCATTCGATTTTCTATGCCCGGGAAGCGCTGGGAGTGAAAACATGGGATGTGTTCGACCTGGTCCTGGGCGCTTATGGGGGCAGGCTGGAAAAGGTCCTTGCCATCGGTGGCGATGAAGACGCCATCAATGCAAAAGACAAAAAAGCCCAGCGGTTTGTGCCTGTTGTGAGATACGCCGGTCCGTTCAGCCTTAAAAAGGGGGAGCAGAAAGATATTAATCTGCATATGCCCAATTACATCGGCTCGGTGAGGACGATGGTCATAGCTGGGAAAGATGGCGCATACGGACAGGCTGAGCAAACTACGCCGGTCAGGAAAGCGCTTATGGTACTGGTTACTTTGCCCAGGGTATTGGGACCGGATGAAGAGGTTGAATTGCCGGTTTCTGTCTTCGCAATGGATGAAAAAATTAAAAATGTCAGGATCGAAGTCGAATCCAATGACCTGGTCACATTAGTAGGTTCTTCCAAAGATCTGTCATTCAGCCAGATCGGTGAGCAGATGGCCTATTTTAAAATGAAGGTAAATGAAAAGACAGGTATTGGCAAGATAAAGGTGAAAGCCACTTCAGGTGCTGAAACTGCTTCACAGGAAATTGAAATCAATGTCCGCAACCCGAACCCGTTTCTCACCCAAACTGCTGATTTTGTTATCGAATCCGGTCAGTCGAATAATATTCCATATTTATTCACCGGGATGAAGGGTACAAATACTGGTAAGGTTACTTTCAGCGGCTTACCTGACTTCGACCTTGAAAAGCATATGCATTACCTGATCCGGTACCCTTATGGTTGCCTTGAACAAACGGTTTCGAGCGCATTTCCACAGCTTTATCTTGGCGAGCTGACGGATTTGAAGGGGGAACAGCAAATGGTGCTCGACCGGAATATCAGGGCAGCAATCAAAAGGATTTCCAGGATGACTTTGCCCAACGGGGGAATGAGCTACTGGCCGGGGCAGGCGGATGTGAACGGCTGGGCGACCTCCTATGCCGGTCATTTCCTTATCCTGGCAGCTAACAAAGGATATTTGCTCCCTGCCGGCCTGCTTGAGAAATGGATGGATTACCAGTACCGGACAGCAGGCAGTTACCAGGGCAGCCTGGCAGAGAGCCAGCCCTGGAATGACCTGAGCCAGGCTTACCGTTTGTATACCCTTGCACTGGGCCAAAAGCCTAACATGAGCGCAATGAACAGGATGAGGGAAGGAGGAAAGCTTTCGCCATCAACTGCCTGGATACTGGCAACTGCCTATCTCTATGCAGGCAAACCTGAAGTGGCTGAGGAAATAATTGCCGGCAGGCAGGTGGGGATAACGGATGAATATTATTATGCCGGTTATACCTATGGTTCATCATTGCGGGACCTGGCATTTACACTGGAAGCGCTTTCGATGTTGAAAAAAGATAACGAAGCCTTTCTAATCATGAAAAGAATTGCAGATGAGCTAAAAGACGGATATTACAGTACCCAGACTACGGCTTTCTGCCTCTATGCCATTGCCAGTTATGCGGGGAAAAATGCCGGCAAAGGCCTTGAGTTGGACTATATGTTGAATAAAACGAAATCAGAAACTTTAAAATCCGTGAAATCGGTTTATATGCTTGACCTGGAAGAATCAGCAGGCATGTCGGGAAATTTCCAGGTTAAAAACAACAAACCTGATACAAGGCTTTTTGTGAATGTGACACTTTCCGGCCAGCCGCTCCACGGGCTTGAAACCGAACAATCATCCAGTCTCAGAATAAGCGTCGTTTATACGGCTGATAACGGGAAAGTGCTGAATATTGATTCATTAAAGCAGGGAACTGACTTCATTGCCCAGGTGACGGTGGAACATCCGGGGGTATTGTTCTCATACACTGATATGGCTTTGAGCCAGGTTTTCCCTTCAGGCTGGGAGATCATCAACACGAGGGTGCAAGATATTGCATCGGGATTGAAGGAGGACAGCTATGTTTACCGCGACATTCGGGATGACAGGGTATACACGTTCTTTGACCTGGAAAAATATCAGAAGAAGACATTCCGTGTACGGCTCAATGCCGCTTACTCTGGAAAGTATTATCTCCCGGCGGTAAATTGCGAGGCAATGTATGAAAAGAATATCCATGCAAACACTAAGGGTCGTTGGGTTGAAGTGGTCAGGTAA